The genomic segment GGCACCAACGGCGCCGGCGGCACCGGAACCGGGGAGTACGACACCGCCCCCGGCCCCGTCCGCGAACCCCTCTCCCCGGCCGAGCCGCTCTCCCCCCGGGTGACCGTGCCGGTCGCCCCGGGCCGCGAGCGCCCCCTGGGCAGCCCCCAGCCGTACGTCCCGGCGCAGAGCGGCCCCTTCCCGGCCGTGCCGGGCCCCGCCGCGGAGGAGGAGACCGCCGCCGCCCCGGGCCTGCCCGACGACATGTCCCGCGAGGAGGCGTACTTCGGCGCGTTCCGCCGGTACGTCGCCGAGCGCGGCGACTTCCCCAACGCCCGCCAGTTCGGCCTCTACCTCATGGACCTCTACGGCATCCGCGGCCGCACCGGCGGCCCGCTCAGCGAGAGCTCGCTCCGCGGCTACCTCCGCGAGTTCCGCCACCGCTACACCGCCGAGATGGACACCGAGCACATCGCCTGACGGGCCCGCGCCGACCGCCCCGCTACGCCGACGGCGCGGTGCCACGGCCCGAGCCGCACCACCGCGCCGCCGCGCGTCACCCCACAGCGCCCTCTACACCCGTGCCGCCAGCAGCTTCCGCACCCGGTCCGCGCCGACCGCCAGCAGCAGCGTCGGCAGCCGCGGCCCCGTGTCCCGGCCGACCAGCAGCTTGTACAGCAGAGCGAAGAACGACCGCTGCGCCGCCTTCAGCTCCGGCGTCGGCTTCGCGTCCGCCGGGAGGCCCGCCTGCAGCTTCGGCACCCCGTAGACCAGGGCCGTCAGCCCGTCGAGCGACCAGTGCTCGTCCAGCCCGTCCAGGAGCAGCCGCAGCGACTCCCGCTCCGTCTCCCCGAGCGAGGCCAGCAGCCCGGTGTCCGGCTCCTCCCGGACCCGGGTGCGCTGCTCGGCCGGCACCTGCGTGCGGATCCAGTTCTCGGCGCGGTCCAGCCGGGGCCGGGCCTCGTCCAGGGAGTTGATCGGGTTCTCCGGGTCGAGGTCGCGCAGGATCCGCAGCGTCTGCTCGCCGTGCCCCGTGGTGACGTCCACCACCGAGGCGAGCGTCCGGTACGGCAACGGGCGCGGTGTCCGGGGGAGTTCGCCGACGGCCGTGCGGGTGGCACGGCGGTACGCGGCGGCGTCCGCGGGCTGGGCCGAGCCGTCGGCGATCCTCCGCTCCAGGGCGTCCCACTCGTCGTAGAGCCGCTGGATCTCCTGGTCGAACGCGATCTTGAAGGACTGGTTCGGCTTCCGCCGCGCGTACAGCCAGCGCAGCAGCGGCGCCTCCATGATCTGCAGGGCGTCCTCGGGCGTCGGCACACCGCCCTTCGAACTCGACATCTTGGCCATGCCGCTGATGCCGACGAAGGCGTACATCGGCCCGATCGGCTGCTCGCCTTCGAAGATCTCCTTCACCAGCTGCCCGCCGACGACGTACGACGAGCCGGGCGAGGAGTGGTCCACCCCGGACGGCTCGAACACCACGCCCTCGTAGGCCCAGCGCATCGGCCAGTCGACCTTCCACACCAGCTTGCCGCGGTTGTACTCGGAGAGCAGCACCGTCTCGGAGTGCCCGCACCGGCAGACGTACGTCAGCTCGGTGGTCTCGTCGTCGTACCCGGTGACGGTCGTGAAGTCCGTCCCGCAGACCGAGCAGTACGGCTTGTACGGGAAGTAGCCCGCACCGGCGCCCGAGCCGTCGTCCTCGGCCGCCGCGCCCGAGCCCTCGGCGGCGGCCTCCGCCGCGGCGGCCTCGGCCTCGTCGAGCTTCTTGCCCTTCTGCTGCCCGCCCGCTCCCGCCTTCTGCGCCCCCGGCTTCCCGGCCCCGCTCTTCTCCTTGGTGCGGTAGCGGTCCAGGACGGCGTCGATCCGCGCACGCTCGCGCATGGCGAACAGGATCTGGTCGCGGTACGCGCCGGAGGTGTACTGCAGCGTCTGGCTGATCGGGTGCACCTCGATGCCGAGCTGCTCCAGCGCCGCCACCATCGGCGCCTTGAAGTGCTCGGCCCAGTTGGCGTACTCGCTGCCGGGCGGCGCGGGCACGCTGGTCAGCGGCTTGCCGATGTGCTCCGACCAGGACGGGTCGATCCCGGCCGGCACCTTGCGGAAGCGGTCGTAGTCGTCCCAGGAGAGGATGTGGACGCAGTCGTGCCCGCGCCGCTTGATCTCGTCCGCGACGAGGTGGGGGGTCATCACCTCGCGCAGATTGCCGAGGTGGATCGGACCGGACGGGCTCAGCCCCGAGGCGCAGACGATCGGTTTGCCGGGGGCACGGCGCTCCGCCTCGGCGATGACCTCGTCCGCGAAACGGGAGACCCAGTCGGTCTCAGTGCTCTGAGCCACGATCGGCACGTCCTCTTCTTTCTTCGCTTCCTGCGCTCGGAAGCCGGGCGGTGCGCCCGGCGGTGGGTCCGGCGGTGAGCCCGACGCCGCCATTCTCCCAGACCCGTTAATGCCCCGGGCGCCACGGGAGCGCCGTGGGATACTGGCGGCGAACGCCGCCGGTCCGCCCGGCACCGCGGCCCGGCACCGCCGGAGCGGCACCGGGCTGCGCAGTCCGCCGAGCGGCCGCCACGGCCCCGCACCCCACCGCGAAAGAAGGCGCTAGCTCCTCATGGCCCCGGTCCCTTCCCTTTCCGCAACCGTCCACCAGCGTCTCGCCGAGGCCCTCGCCGCCGCCCTGCCGGAGGCCGGCGCCGCCGATCCGCTGCTGCGACGGAGCGACCGGGCGGATTTCCAGGCCAACGGCATGCTGGCGCTGGCCAAGAAGCTGGGCGGCAACCCCCGGGAGCTGGCGGGGCAGGTCGTGGACCGCATCCCCACCGCGGACGACGCCGACCCGGACCCGGTCGTCCGGGCCATCGAGGTCTCCGGCCCCGGGTTCCTCAACATCACCGTCGCCGACGCGGCCATCACCTCCACGCTGGCCCTGCGCGCGGCGGACGACCGGCTGGGCGTGCCGTACGCGGAGCGCCCCGGCACCACGGTCATCGACTACTCCCAGCCCAACGTGGCCAAGGAGATGCACGTCGGCCACCTCCGCTCCACGGTGATCGGTGACGCCATCGTGCAGATCCTGGAGCACCGGGGCGAGACGGTGGTCCGGCGGCACCACATCGGCGACTGGGGCACCCAGTTCGGCATGCTCATCCAGTACCTGATCGAGCACCCGCACGAGCTGGACCACGCCTCCGACGCCGCGGACGCGACCGCCGAGGGCGAGGCCGCGATGTCCCGCCTCAACCGGCTCTACAAGGCGTCCCGCGCGCTGTTCGACTCCGACGAGGCGTTCAAGGACCGGGCCCGCCGCCGGGTGGTGGATCTCCAGGCGGGGGACGAGGAGACCCTCGCCCTCTGGCACAAGATCGTCGACGAGTCGAAGATCTACTTCCGGGGCGTCTACACCAAGCTCGACGTGGAGATTCGCGACGAGGACGTCGTCGGCGAGAGCGCCTACAACGACGATCTGCACGCGGTCTGCCGGGAACTGGAGTCCTCCGGGGTCGCCGTCCGCTCCGAGGGCGCGCTCTGCGTCTTCTTCGACGACGTGAAGGGTCCCGACGGCAAGCCGGTGCCGCTCATCGTCCAGAAGTCCAACGGCGGCTTCGGCTACGCGGCCACCGACCTCGCCGCCATCCGCGACCGCGTCGGCAGCCTCAAGGCCGACACCCTGCTGTACGTCGTGGACGCCCGGCAGGCGCTGCACTTCAAGATGGTGTTCGAGACCGCCCGCCGGGCCGGCTGGCTGCCGGAGGGCGCCGCACGGCAGCTCCCGTTCGGCACGGTCCTCGGCAAGGACGGCAAGCCGTTCAAGACCCGTGAGGGCGAGACCGTGCGCCTGGTCGACCTGCTCGACGAGGCGGTGGACCGGGCCGCGACCGTCGTCGCGGAGAAGGCCCCGGACCTGACGGCGGAGGAGGTCTCCGAGCGCGCCGCGCAGGTCGGCATCGGCGCGGTGAAGTACGCGGACCTCTCCACCTCGCTCACCCGCGACTACATCTTCGACCTGGACCGGATGGTGTCCCTGAACGGCGACACCAGCGTCTACCTGCAGTACGCCTACGCCCGTATCCAGTCCATCCTCCGCAAGGCCGGCACGGCCGTCCCGAAGGCCCGCCCCGAGCTGCCGCTGTCCCCGGCGGAGCGGGCGCTGGGGCTCCACCTGGACGAGTTCGCCGAGACGCTGGCGGCGGTCGCCGAGACGTACGAACCGCACAAGCTGGCCGCGTACCTCTACCAGCTGGCCTCCGCGTTCACCACGTTCTACGACCAGTGCCCGGTGCTGAAGAAGGACAACTCCCCGGAGCTGGTGGAGAACCGCCTCT from the Streptomyces xinghaiensis S187 genome contains:
- the argS gene encoding arginine--tRNA ligase, translated to MAPVPSLSATVHQRLAEALAAALPEAGAADPLLRRSDRADFQANGMLALAKKLGGNPRELAGQVVDRIPTADDADPDPVVRAIEVSGPGFLNITVADAAITSTLALRAADDRLGVPYAERPGTTVIDYSQPNVAKEMHVGHLRSTVIGDAIVQILEHRGETVVRRHHIGDWGTQFGMLIQYLIEHPHELDHASDAADATAEGEAAMSRLNRLYKASRALFDSDEAFKDRARRRVVDLQAGDEETLALWHKIVDESKIYFRGVYTKLDVEIRDEDVVGESAYNDDLHAVCRELESSGVAVRSEGALCVFFDDVKGPDGKPVPLIVQKSNGGFGYAATDLAAIRDRVGSLKADTLLYVVDARQALHFKMVFETARRAGWLPEGAARQLPFGTVLGKDGKPFKTREGETVRLVDLLDEAVDRAATVVAEKAPDLTAEEVSERAAQVGIGAVKYADLSTSLTRDYIFDLDRMVSLNGDTSVYLQYAYARIQSILRKAGTAVPKARPELPLSPAERALGLHLDEFAETLAAVAETYEPHKLAAYLYQLASAFTTFYDQCPVLKKDNSPELVENRLFFCDLTARTLRQGMALLGIRTPERL
- the lysS gene encoding lysine--tRNA ligase — protein: MPIVAQSTETDWVSRFADEVIAEAERRAPGKPIVCASGLSPSGPIHLGNLREVMTPHLVADEIKRRGHDCVHILSWDDYDRFRKVPAGIDPSWSEHIGKPLTSVPAPPGSEYANWAEHFKAPMVAALEQLGIEVHPISQTLQYTSGAYRDQILFAMRERARIDAVLDRYRTKEKSGAGKPGAQKAGAGGQQKGKKLDEAEAAAAEAAAEGSGAAAEDDGSGAGAGYFPYKPYCSVCGTDFTTVTGYDDETTELTYVCRCGHSETVLLSEYNRGKLVWKVDWPMRWAYEGVVFEPSGVDHSSPGSSYVVGGQLVKEIFEGEQPIGPMYAFVGISGMAKMSSSKGGVPTPEDALQIMEAPLLRWLYARRKPNQSFKIAFDQEIQRLYDEWDALERRIADGSAQPADAAAYRRATRTAVGELPRTPRPLPYRTLASVVDVTTGHGEQTLRILRDLDPENPINSLDEARPRLDRAENWIRTQVPAEQRTRVREEPDTGLLASLGETERESLRLLLDGLDEHWSLDGLTALVYGVPKLQAGLPADAKPTPELKAAQRSFFALLYKLLVGRDTGPRLPTLLLAVGADRVRKLLAARV